One segment of Ancylothrix sp. D3o DNA contains the following:
- a CDS encoding SirB1 family protein, whose product MEFPTARQFFYKEIYKPEPQIDLAKAALYLAQEEYPHLDTDEYINALDTMAAEIEERLPTERYPLKVIKTINQYLYEELGFTGNSNDYYDPRNSFLNDVIDRRTGIPISLALVYLEIARRLDFPMVGVGMPGHFLIRPDFEDSGIFVDTFQGGEILFPEDCQARLTQIYGRPVELSPSFLEPVTPRRFLGRMLSNLKLIYINRGDILKSLSVVERILLLFPGAPMELRDRGILYYQLGYFPKASQDLQSYLVQVPNAEDADAIRKLVQRLSQDL is encoded by the coding sequence ATGGAATTCCCCACAGCAAGACAATTTTTTTACAAAGAAATTTATAAGCCAGAACCGCAAATCGACCTGGCAAAAGCAGCGTTATACCTGGCTCAAGAAGAATACCCCCATCTCGACACAGATGAGTATATCAACGCCCTCGACACAATGGCAGCGGAAATCGAAGAACGTCTGCCAACCGAACGATATCCTTTGAAAGTAATCAAAACTATCAATCAGTACCTCTACGAAGAATTAGGTTTTACCGGCAATTCTAACGACTATTACGACCCCCGCAACAGCTTTTTAAATGATGTTATAGATCGGCGCACCGGCATCCCCATTAGCCTTGCTCTTGTTTACTTAGAAATAGCCCGCCGTCTCGATTTTCCTATGGTTGGTGTGGGAATGCCGGGGCATTTTCTGATCCGTCCGGACTTTGAAGATAGCGGAATTTTTGTGGATACTTTTCAGGGGGGCGAGATACTATTTCCTGAAGATTGTCAAGCCAGACTCACACAAATTTATGGCAGGCCGGTTGAGCTTTCCCCCAGCTTTTTAGAGCCGGTTACTCCCCGCCGATTTTTAGGGCGAATGCTCTCTAACCTGAAATTAATTTATATCAATCGCGGTGATATTCTCAAATCTCTTTCGGTAGTTGAACGCATTTTGCTACTTTTTCCGGGCGCACCGATGGAGTTACGAGATCGCGGCATTTTGTATTATCAACTCGGTTACTTTCCTAAAGCCAGCCAAGACTTACAAAGCTATCTTGTTCAAGTTCCCAATGCCGAAGATGCAGATGCTATTCGCAAATTAGTTCAGAGACTTTCCCAAGATTTGTAA
- a CDS encoding mechanosensitive ion channel — protein sequence MIENLQNICLKTGVNLPAFVHPLLGQTRTAPAARPATQLPPGVASVWNFPVGETTVGDIAVAFAILLIGFIVAALISSIVQGLLKKTNIDNRIAGWIGNRPQNELPDVEKWIGTAVFWLIIIFFLVPFFDKLKLGAASQPLTSLLNQVTIFLPKLLAAGALLAVAWVLATITKFVVSRALRAIGIDERLNQEVRNTSQNQFLLSETFGNALYWFIFLLFLPSILSTLELQGTLQPVQQLLNEILLILPNILAAILIGAAGWFIAQIVRRIVTNLLAATGTDSLGARFGLSPTSGSQSLSWLTGTVVYILILIPTAIAALNALKIDAISGPAISMLTQILNAIPQIFTAGLILVVAYFLGRFVADLVTNILTGIGFNNVFNWIGLNNVSTTRTPTASRFVEPVEPIDPMDRTATVIQPSTTVNRTPSEIVGIIVLVGIMLFAAVTATDVLNLPALTAIVAEILAIAGRVLVGVIVFAIGLYLANLAFNIIRSSGTSQANFLAQSARVAIITLVGAMALQQMGIASSIVNLAFGLLFGAVAVAIALSFGLGGREIAAEQIRQWLAEFKEKK from the coding sequence ATGATTGAAAACTTGCAAAATATCTGTCTAAAGACAGGTGTAAATTTGCCAGCGTTTGTGCATCCTCTACTGGGCCAAACGCGAACAGCCCCAGCAGCCAGACCGGCTACCCAACTACCTCCAGGCGTAGCTTCAGTTTGGAACTTTCCCGTCGGCGAAACAACCGTTGGAGATATTGCAGTAGCCTTTGCCATACTTTTAATCGGCTTTATCGTAGCCGCTTTAATTTCCAGTATTGTGCAAGGACTCCTCAAAAAAACCAACATCGATAACCGCATTGCCGGCTGGATAGGAAACCGGCCCCAAAACGAATTACCCGACGTTGAAAAATGGATTGGCACAGCAGTATTCTGGCTAATTATTATCTTTTTCCTCGTTCCCTTTTTCGATAAACTCAAACTCGGAGCAGCCTCCCAACCGCTGACTAGCCTGCTCAATCAAGTTACGATCTTTTTACCAAAACTCTTAGCAGCCGGTGCATTACTTGCCGTTGCTTGGGTATTAGCAACGATCACAAAATTTGTAGTATCCAGAGCCTTGCGTGCCATTGGCATTGACGAGCGCTTAAACCAAGAAGTCAGAAACACTAGCCAAAACCAGTTTCTTCTCAGCGAAACCTTTGGTAACGCTCTTTATTGGTTTATTTTTCTGCTTTTTCTTCCCTCAATTCTCAGCACCCTAGAACTACAGGGAACCCTGCAACCTGTCCAGCAATTACTCAACGAAATTCTGCTAATTTTACCCAACATTTTAGCAGCAATTCTCATCGGGGCTGCCGGTTGGTTTATCGCTCAAATTGTCCGCCGAATTGTAACCAACTTGCTCGCAGCCACCGGCACAGACAGTCTCGGCGCCCGCTTTGGACTTTCCCCCACTAGCGGCTCTCAAAGTCTGTCTTGGTTAACCGGCACCGTTGTTTATATTCTGATCTTAATTCCTACCGCCATTGCTGCCCTAAATGCGCTGAAAATTGACGCCATTTCCGGGCCGGCAATCTCCATGCTTACGCAAATTCTCAACGCCATTCCCCAAATTTTCACAGCCGGTTTAATTTTGGTTGTGGCGTATTTTCTAGGCCGGTTTGTTGCCGATTTAGTCACGAATATCCTCACCGGCATTGGGTTCAATAATGTTTTTAATTGGATCGGATTAAACAACGTCTCCACCACTCGCACTCCTACTGCCTCCCGGTTTGTAGAACCAGTAGAACCCATAGATCCTATGGATCGTACAGCCACAGTTATTCAACCCTCAACCACTGTTAACCGTACTCCCTCGGAAATTGTCGGAATTATTGTTTTAGTTGGCATCATGTTATTTGCAGCCGTGACTGCAACAGACGTGCTAAATTTGCCGGCTTTAACTGCTATTGTGGCGGAAATTCTGGCAATTGCCGGACGCGTTTTAGTTGGGGTGATTGTGTTTGCAATTGGTTTATATTTAGCCAATCTTGCCTTTAATATCATCCGCTCTTCAGGCACATCTCAAGCGAATTTTTTAGCCCAAAGCGCTCGCGTTGCTATTATTACCCTTGTTGGGGCAATGGCTTTGCAACAAATGGGAATTGCTTCTAGTATTGTGAATTTAGCTTTTGGGCTATTATTTGGTGCTGTTGCGGTGGCAATTGCTCTTTCTTTTGGGTTGGGCGGACGCGAGATTGCTGCTGAGCAAATTCGTCAATGGTTGGCTGAGTTTAAGGAGAAAAAATAG
- a CDS encoding SRPBCC family protein yields MPSSQVFEQSIQIYAPATVVERCITDNALMHRWLNPALRCEPVGEWSTEVGAKSRFVINIPLLEPCLNSVVIKREPGLIVWGFEGFFKGCDRWECQPAPKGTLLVNRFEFAISNPLILFGFNRFAAGWTKKDMEAQLRRLKRVAEEVVINQ; encoded by the coding sequence ATGCCATCCAGTCAAGTTTTTGAGCAATCAATCCAAATTTATGCACCGGCAACTGTGGTGGAGCGTTGTATCACAGATAACGCTTTAATGCACCGATGGCTCAATCCTGCTCTGCGCTGCGAGCCGGTGGGGGAGTGGAGCACCGAGGTGGGTGCAAAAAGCCGGTTTGTTATTAATATTCCGCTTTTGGAACCCTGTTTAAATAGTGTGGTAATTAAGCGAGAACCAGGGTTAATTGTCTGGGGTTTTGAGGGCTTTTTTAAGGGATGTGATCGTTGGGAATGCCAACCGGCTCCCAAGGGGACGTTGTTAGTAAATCGTTTTGAGTTTGCGATTTCAAACCCGTTAATTTTATTTGGTTTTAATCGCTTTGCTGCCGGTTGGACTAAAAAAGATATGGAAGCACAATTACGCCGTTTAAAACGGGTGGCTGAGGAAGTAGTGATTAATCAATAG
- a CDS encoding GTP-binding protein — MNNTGDFDSAIDSVAEIQAELNYKQAKDALRELVTKLDLSAAEKVGLETEIQGLETTLEKLNRQQVQIAVFGMVGRGKSSLLNALLGQQIFETGPIHGVTTTAQAGQWSVNNNPQSPVTYRLSQIELIDTPGIDEVDGETREILAREVAGKADLIIFVVAGDMTKVEYQALSQLREAGKPMILVFNKIDQYPEADRLAIYQKIRDERVREILSPDEIVMAAASPLVAQMVRRPDGSRGVQLTRSNPEIDELKLKILEILDREGKSLVALNSMLFAGEVNERIINRKLTLREETANKIIWNCVITKAVAIALNPITAADLFSGAIIDVAMILTLSKLYGMEMTRTGALNLLQRIALSMGGLTVTDLVTTLGLSSLKSLLGIATPATGGLALGPYLSVAVTQAGVAGVSTYAIGQVTKAYLANGASWGPDGPKAVVSRILSTLDETSIMGRIKDELWQKLRM; from the coding sequence ATAAATAACACCGGCGACTTTGACAGCGCCATCGATAGCGTTGCGGAAATTCAAGCTGAACTCAACTACAAACAAGCCAAAGATGCCCTACGGGAATTGGTGACAAAACTTGACCTTTCTGCCGCAGAAAAGGTCGGTTTAGAAACAGAAATTCAAGGCTTAGAAACAACTCTCGAAAAACTCAACCGCCAACAAGTTCAAATTGCTGTTTTTGGCATGGTAGGACGCGGAAAATCTTCCTTACTCAACGCTTTACTCGGTCAACAAATTTTTGAAACCGGCCCCATTCACGGAGTCACCACCACCGCACAAGCCGGTCAATGGAGTGTTAATAATAATCCCCAATCCCCAGTTACCTATCGTCTTTCTCAAATAGAATTGATCGACACCCCCGGAATTGATGAAGTTGATGGAGAAACCCGCGAAATTTTAGCCCGTGAAGTCGCAGGAAAAGCAGACTTAATTATATTTGTCGTAGCCGGTGATATGACAAAAGTAGAATATCAAGCGCTTTCACAATTGCGCGAGGCCGGTAAACCAATGATTTTAGTATTTAATAAAATTGACCAATATCCCGAAGCAGACCGGCTCGCCATCTATCAAAAAATCCGCGATGAACGAGTCCGCGAAATACTATCTCCTGATGAAATTGTGATGGCGGCTGCTTCTCCCTTGGTGGCTCAAATGGTGCGCCGGCCTGATGGCTCTCGCGGAGTACAATTAACACGCTCTAACCCAGAAATTGATGAATTAAAGTTAAAAATCCTAGAAATTTTAGACCGCGAGGGAAAATCTTTAGTAGCCCTTAATTCGATGCTTTTTGCCGGTGAGGTAAACGAACGCATCATCAACCGCAAACTCACCCTCCGCGAAGAAACTGCTAATAAAATAATCTGGAATTGCGTTATTACCAAAGCTGTCGCCATTGCCCTTAACCCAATTACTGCTGCCGATTTATTCAGCGGTGCGATAATTGATGTAGCAATGATCTTGACATTATCTAAACTTTATGGTATGGAAATGACACGCACGGGAGCGCTAAATTTGTTACAAAGAATTGCCCTGAGTATGGGCGGTTTAACGGTAACTGATTTAGTCACAACCTTGGGCTTATCTTCTCTCAAAAGCTTATTAGGAATTGCCACACCGGCCACCGGTGGGCTTGCTTTGGGGCCCTATCTTTCGGTAGCTGTCACCCAGGCGGGGGTGGCCGGTGTTTCAACTTATGCCATAGGACAAGTCACAAAAGCTTATCTTGCTAATGGTGCCTCTTGGGGCCCCGATGGGCCCAAAGCCGTCGTTAGTCGCATTTTATCGACATTGGATGAAACCTCAATTATGGGCAGAATTAAAGACGAATTGTGGCAAAAGTTGAGGATGTGA
- the rpsU gene encoding 30S ribosomal protein S21 — protein MSQVVVGENEGIDSALRRFKRQVSRAGILADVKNRRHFETPLEKRKRKASAARRKRRFH, from the coding sequence ATGAGCCAAGTTGTAGTAGGAGAAAACGAAGGAATTGACTCTGCTCTGCGCCGGTTTAAACGGCAAGTCTCCCGCGCAGGCATCCTCGCTGATGTAAAAAACCGTCGTCACTTTGAAACTCCCCTCGAAAAGCGCAAGCGCAAAGCAAGTGCCGCTCGCCGTAAAAGACGTTTCCACTAA
- the murF gene encoding UDP-N-acetylmuramoyl-tripeptide--D-alanyl-D-alanine ligase yields the protein MTFCATLGQLSDVLDSTPATNAGDFSQIRATGICTDTRSLNAGEVFLALRGENFDGHAFVPAAVSKGAVAVIVECELPVEIPQFVVKDSLKAYQAIANWWRRQFSVPVIAVTGSFGKTTTKELISAVLETQGKVLKTQQNFNNEIGVPKTLLELSSDHDFAVIEMAMRGPGQIAELAEIAEPTIGVITNVGTAHIGLLGSKEAIAEAKCELLAEMPATSTAILNQDNELLMATAAQVWQGKTISYGLDGGDVFGKIIDGETVEVEGLRFRLPLAGRHNACNYLAALAVAKVLGISWEGLQAGVAVDLPEGRAKRYDLPGDVVILDESYNAGLESMKAALYLLAETSGKRHIAVLGTMRELGDRSLEFHENIGETVRDLKLDALFILADEDEAKAMAGGAVGVPVVEVFVNTGPEAKSTLLSRLKSFVSGGDCLLFKASHAVALDKVVEQFRSDW from the coding sequence ATGACTTTTTGCGCTACTCTTGGTCAATTGAGCGATGTTCTTGATTCAACACCGGCCACTAATGCGGGTGATTTTTCACAAATTAGGGCCACCGGCATCTGTACGGATACGCGCAGCTTGAATGCGGGTGAGGTGTTTTTGGCTTTGCGGGGCGAAAATTTTGATGGCCATGCTTTTGTGCCGGCGGCGGTTTCTAAAGGGGCTGTGGCGGTGATTGTTGAGTGTGAGTTGCCGGTGGAAATTCCCCAGTTTGTTGTTAAGGATTCTTTGAAAGCTTATCAAGCTATTGCGAATTGGTGGCGGCGGCAGTTTTCGGTGCCGGTGATTGCGGTTACGGGATCTTTTGGCAAAACAACGACTAAGGAGTTAATTTCTGCGGTTCTGGAAACGCAAGGTAAGGTGTTAAAAACTCAGCAAAATTTTAATAATGAAATTGGGGTTCCGAAAACTTTATTAGAGTTATCAAGTGACCATGATTTTGCGGTGATTGAAATGGCGATGCGGGGGCCGGGGCAAATTGCTGAACTGGCAGAAATTGCTGAGCCGACAATTGGGGTGATTACAAATGTGGGTACTGCTCATATTGGGTTGTTGGGTTCAAAGGAGGCAATTGCTGAGGCTAAGTGTGAGTTGTTGGCAGAAATGCCGGCTACAAGTACGGCGATTTTAAATCAGGATAATGAGCTTTTGATGGCGACTGCGGCGCAGGTTTGGCAGGGAAAAACTATTAGTTATGGGTTGGATGGGGGTGATGTTTTTGGCAAAATAATTGATGGGGAAACTGTGGAGGTTGAGGGGTTGCGGTTTAGGTTGCCGTTGGCGGGCCGGCATAATGCTTGTAATTATTTGGCGGCTTTGGCGGTGGCGAAGGTGTTGGGAATAAGTTGGGAAGGTTTGCAAGCTGGGGTTGCGGTGGATTTGCCGGAGGGTCGGGCAAAGCGTTATGATTTGCCTGGGGATGTGGTGATTTTGGATGAGAGTTATAATGCCGGTTTGGAATCGATGAAGGCGGCTTTATATTTGCTGGCAGAAACTTCTGGGAAACGCCATATTGCGGTGTTGGGTACTATGCGTGAGTTGGGGGATCGTTCGTTGGAGTTTCACGAAAATATCGGGGAAACTGTGCGTGATTTAAAGTTGGATGCTTTGTTTATTTTGGCTGATGAGGATGAGGCAAAGGCGATGGCTGGGGGTGCGGTTGGGGTGCCGGTTGTGGAGGTGTTTGTTAACACCGGCCCGGAGGCAAAATCAACTTTGTTATCGCGGTTAAAATCGTTTGTTTCTGGGGGGGATTGTTTGCTGTTTAAGGCGTCTCATGCGGTGGCTTTGGATAAAGTTGTTGAACAGTTTCGCAGTGATTGGTGA
- a CDS encoding esterase-like activity of phytase family protein, translated as MASTQQTNFSNQSNQKLSPQTQKTTLFPARRRFVACIWALVLVLVNLLAGCGTPEASATQENQRTAEEKIIAAVEKRIFLDLSLEFLDVYELPQQTFQETPIGGLSSIIYDRQRNLFYALSDDPSNFAPARFYTLKLALNSDNPNQTKIQNIEIQNLTTLKAENGEPFPRYSINPEGIAFVAPNEIFVSSEGISSLGIEPFVQKFDLNTGRWLQTLPIPNRYLANPKSETLPKGVQNNLGFESLAIKGNSGEPYRLFTATEAPLEQDKEPADSILEQKNRLLHYLLGEGPPVLISEHFYPLDRGPKWSIANGLTELLVLDQGGHFLSLERSLGFLGYGAKIFQIATGSATDTSGIPSLKGELKGIEPVKKKLLLDLSTQGISLDNLEGMTLGPRLPDGTQSLILVSDNNFDEGQVTQFLLFRLKMPM; from the coding sequence ATGGCATCAACACAGCAAACAAATTTCAGCAACCAATCTAATCAAAAACTCTCCCCTCAAACTCAAAAAACAACGCTTTTCCCAGCGCGTCGCCGCTTTGTGGCCTGCATTTGGGCCCTAGTTTTAGTATTGGTGAATCTGCTTGCCGGCTGCGGTACCCCCGAAGCATCCGCCACCCAAGAAAACCAACGCACCGCCGAAGAAAAAATTATCGCCGCCGTCGAAAAACGCATATTTTTAGACTTATCCCTAGAATTCTTAGATGTTTATGAATTGCCGCAACAAACCTTTCAAGAAACCCCTATAGGCGGGCTTTCTTCAATAATTTATGACCGCCAACGCAATCTATTTTATGCCCTTTCTGATGATCCAAGCAACTTTGCTCCGGCTCGTTTTTACACCCTTAAATTAGCTTTAAATTCAGACAATCCCAATCAAACTAAAATTCAAAATATCGAAATTCAAAACCTCACAACCCTGAAAGCAGAAAACGGCGAACCTTTCCCCCGCTACAGCATTAACCCCGAAGGAATTGCCTTTGTTGCCCCTAATGAGATATTTGTTTCCAGTGAAGGCATTTCTAGTTTGGGGATAGAGCCCTTTGTGCAAAAATTTGACTTAAATACCGGCCGGTGGTTACAAACTTTACCCATTCCCAATCGCTATTTAGCCAACCCTAAAAGCGAAACCCTCCCCAAAGGCGTACAAAATAACTTAGGATTTGAATCCTTAGCTATAAAAGGAAATTCAGGAGAACCTTATCGGTTATTTACCGCAACCGAAGCCCCCCTAGAACAAGACAAAGAGCCAGCAGATTCAATTTTAGAGCAAAAAAACCGGCTCCTGCATTATCTCCTCGGTGAAGGGCCGCCGGTATTGATTTCTGAGCATTTTTATCCTTTAGATCGCGGGCCAAAATGGTCAATTGCCAACGGTTTAACCGAGTTATTAGTCTTAGATCAAGGCGGACATTTTCTCAGTTTAGAACGTTCTCTGGGATTTTTAGGATACGGAGCAAAAATATTTCAAATCGCCACCGGTTCAGCCACCGATACTTCGGGTATTCCTAGTCTCAAAGGGGAATTAAAAGGCATTGAGCCGGTTAAGAAAAAATTACTTTTAGATTTAAGCACTCAAGGCATTTCTTTAGACAATTTAGAAGGCATGACATTAGGCCCACGTTTGCCCGATGGAACCCAGAGTTTAATCTTAGTCAGCGATAACAATTTTGATGAAGGCCAAGTAACTCAGTTTTTGCTATTTCGCCTCAAAATGCCTATGTAG
- the ppsA gene encoding phosphoenolpyruvate synthase: protein MVSTAPQKTPQASKEEALVLWFEEVGITDIGLVGGKNASLGEMIQELVPKGINVPTGFATTAYAYRHFIKNAGLEQKLRRLFSDLDVEDMENLRERGKQARALLLNTPFPQDLQDAIATAYKKLCERYGYDSKFSDLFGDDETQKKYHEYSQDTDVAVRSSATAEDLPDASFAGQQETYLNIQGVNAVLEACHKCFASIFTDRAISYRTIKGFDHFNVALSVGVQKMVRSDLASSGVMFSIDTESGFKNAALITAAYGLGENVVQGAVNPDEYLVFKPTLKENFRPILKKQLGTKEVKMVYEAGGTKYTKNVPVAPSEREKFCITNDEILTLAKWTCAIEEHYSQVRGSYTPMDIEWAKDGLTNELFIVQARPETVQSQKSGSVLRNYKLQGTGKIITTGRAVGEMIGSGKARVILDVHKIDQFKAGEVLITNKTDPDWEPIMKKASAIVTNQGGRTCHAAIIAREMGIPAIVGCGNATGTLKTGQDVTISCAEGEEGKVYEGLVPFEVQETQLDNLPTTETKILMNIGNPEEAFALSSIPCDGVGLARLEFIIANHIKCHPLALLKYDELEDPHVQQDINNLTKLYENKADFFVDKLAQGVGTIAAAFYPHPVVVRMSDFKSNEYANLLGGRQFEPKEENPMIGWRGASRYYDPMYAEAYGLECKALKQVRDEMGLTNVIPMIPFCRTPDEGRKVLEVMEKHGLKRGENGLQVYVMCEIPSNVILADEFSEVFDGFSIGSNDLTQLTLGLDRDSSLVAHIFDERNKAVKDMVRMVIEKAKKNNRKIGICGQAPSDYPEFARFLVELGIDSISLNPDSVIKTLLDIAKMEKA, encoded by the coding sequence ATGGTCAGTACAGCACCTCAAAAAACACCCCAAGCATCAAAAGAAGAAGCTCTCGTCCTCTGGTTTGAGGAAGTAGGGATCACGGATATTGGGTTAGTCGGTGGAAAAAACGCTTCCTTGGGAGAAATGATTCAAGAGTTAGTACCCAAGGGAATTAATGTACCAACAGGCTTTGCAACTACAGCTTACGCTTATCGTCATTTCATAAAAAATGCCGGTTTAGAACAAAAACTGCGCCGGCTATTTTCTGACCTTGATGTAGAAGATATGGAAAACTTGAGGGAACGGGGAAAACAAGCTCGTGCCTTATTATTAAACACCCCATTTCCTCAAGATTTACAAGACGCTATCGCAACAGCCTATAAAAAACTGTGCGAACGCTATGGATATGACTCGAAATTCAGTGATCTTTTTGGGGATGATGAAACCCAGAAAAAATATCACGAATATAGCCAAGATACAGACGTAGCCGTGCGGAGTTCCGCCACAGCCGAAGACTTACCAGATGCAAGTTTTGCCGGCCAGCAAGAAACCTATTTGAACATACAAGGCGTGAATGCAGTATTAGAAGCCTGCCATAAATGCTTTGCTTCAATTTTTACAGACCGCGCCATTTCTTACCGAACCATTAAGGGCTTTGATCACTTTAATGTAGCCCTATCGGTTGGTGTCCAAAAAATGGTACGTTCTGACTTAGCATCTTCGGGTGTCATGTTCAGTATTGACACAGAAAGCGGCTTTAAAAATGCAGCCTTAATTACCGCCGCCTACGGGTTAGGAGAAAACGTCGTTCAAGGAGCAGTTAACCCAGACGAATACCTCGTATTTAAACCCACCCTAAAAGAAAATTTCCGCCCGATTCTCAAAAAACAACTCGGCACCAAAGAAGTAAAAATGGTGTATGAAGCCGGCGGCACAAAATACACCAAAAACGTGCCGGTTGCCCCCTCCGAGCGAGAAAAATTCTGCATCACCAACGACGAAATTCTCACTCTTGCCAAGTGGACTTGCGCCATCGAAGAACACTACTCGCAAGTGCGAGGAAGTTATACCCCGATGGATATTGAGTGGGCAAAAGACGGCTTAACCAATGAACTCTTTATTGTTCAAGCACGGCCCGAAACAGTCCAATCGCAGAAATCGGGAAGCGTTCTACGCAACTATAAACTGCAAGGCACCGGCAAAATAATCACCACCGGTCGGGCTGTGGGAGAAATGATCGGATCTGGCAAAGCACGAGTGATTTTAGACGTGCATAAAATTGACCAGTTTAAAGCCGGTGAAGTCTTAATTACTAATAAGACAGATCCCGACTGGGAACCGATTATGAAAAAAGCCAGCGCTATCGTCACCAACCAAGGGGGTAGAACCTGCCACGCGGCAATTATTGCCCGTGAAATGGGAATTCCCGCCATCGTTGGTTGCGGAAACGCCACCGGCACCCTCAAAACCGGCCAAGACGTCACAATAAGCTGTGCCGAAGGAGAAGAAGGCAAAGTTTATGAAGGTTTAGTACCTTTTGAAGTGCAAGAAACTCAACTCGATAACTTGCCGACTACTGAGACCAAAATCTTGATGAACATAGGCAACCCAGAAGAAGCGTTTGCCCTGTCTTCAATTCCCTGTGATGGTGTTGGTTTAGCTCGCTTAGAATTCATCATTGCCAATCATATTAAATGCCATCCCTTGGCATTGTTGAAATATGATGAACTCGAAGATCCTCATGTTCAACAAGACATTAACAACTTGACTAAACTCTACGAAAATAAAGCCGACTTTTTCGTAGACAAACTGGCTCAAGGTGTTGGTACTATTGCCGCTGCATTTTATCCCCATCCTGTTGTCGTGCGGATGTCGGACTTCAAGAGCAACGAATATGCTAACTTGCTCGGTGGCCGGCAATTTGAACCCAAAGAAGAAAACCCGATGATTGGTTGGCGGGGCGCGAGCCGGTATTATGACCCAATGTACGCCGAAGCCTACGGGTTAGAGTGCAAAGCCCTTAAACAAGTCCGCGACGAAATGGGCTTAACAAACGTGATCCCGATGATTCCGTTCTGTCGCACTCCAGACGAAGGCCGCAAAGTGCTGGAAGTCATGGAAAAACATGGCCTTAAACGCGGTGAAAATGGCCTGCAAGTCTATGTGATGTGCGAAATCCCCAGTAACGTCATTTTGGCGGATGAGTTTAGCGAAGTGTTTGATGGTTTCTCGATTGGCTCTAATGACTTGACTCAGTTAACTTTGGGGTTAGATCGAGATTCCTCCCTTGTCGCTCATATCTTTGACGAACGCAACAAGGCGGTTAAGGATATGGTGCGGATGGTGATTGAAAAGGCCAAGAAGAATAACCGCAAGATTGGCATTTGCGGACAAGCGCCTTCAGATTATCCTGAATTTGCTCGCTTCTTGGTTGAGTTGGGTATTGATTCGATCAGCTTGAACCCTGACTCGGTGATTAAGACTCTGCTCGATATTGCCAAGATGGAAAAAGCCTAA